A stretch of the Vitis vinifera cultivar Pinot Noir 40024 chromosome 16, ASM3070453v1 genome encodes the following:
- the LOC104882115 gene encoding uncharacterized protein LOC104882115, translating to METMALCEGKNKENIPPFSSKQTHPVPGLTPSSTKTIRRKFRKPLADITNLFNSSPQSASASASHDGPQLPPSVAVSAPSSRKRKAAGDTDSMQSTLFKALRRDFR from the coding sequence ATGGAGACCATGGCTCTCTGTGAAGGCAAGAACAAGGAGAACATCCCTCCTTTCTCTTCAAAGCAAACCCACCCTGTTCCTGGACTCACCCCATCTTCCACCAAAACTATCAGGAGAAAATTTAGGAAGCCTCTTGCTGACATTACCAACCTCTTCAACTCCTCACCGCAATCAGCTTCAGCTTCAGCTTCCCACGATGGCCCTCAACTTCCCCCATCTGTTGCAGTTTCTGCACCAAGTTCCCGAAAGAGAAAAGCAGCTGGAGATACTGATTCGATGCAATCTACACTTTTCAAGGCATTGAGGAGGGACTTCAGATAG